A DNA window from Zingiber officinale cultivar Zhangliang chromosome 3A, Zo_v1.1, whole genome shotgun sequence contains the following coding sequences:
- the LOC122053820 gene encoding auxin-responsive protein SAUR32-like gives MRAAGNHQEKEAAAGEIKVVWKLFRFHMPHLGGGHHEKEVEEGKPPRKGWMALRVGPEGEEQRRFVVPVACLSHPLFAELLDEAAAEYGYEQTGPIVIPCAVGHFRHVVHDVIEDGYRHHHRHRLHLFACFAA, from the coding sequence ATGAGAGCGGCTGGGAATCATCAAGAAAAAGAGGCAGCGGCTGGAGAAATCAAGGTCGTCTGGAAATTATTCCGATTTCACATGCCGCACCTGGGCGGCGGCCACCACGAGAAGGAGGTGGAGGAGGGAAAGCCACCCAGAAAGGGGTGGATGGCGTTGAGGGTGGGACCCGAAGGGGAGGAACAACGACGGTTCGTGGTGCCGGTGGCTTGCCTCTCCCATCCGCTCTTCGCGGAGCTTCTGGATGAGGCTGCCGCCGAGTACGGGTATGAACAGACGGGGCCTATCGTCATCCCCTGCGCCGTCGGCCACTTCCGCCACGTTGTCCACGACGTCATCGAAGATGGCTACCGCCACCACCACCGCCACCGCCTTCATCTCTTTGCCTGCTTTGCGGCTTGA